A stretch of DNA from Coccidioides posadasii str. Silveira chromosome 1, complete sequence:
GTTCCCCTCGAACCTGAGAATGATGAAGGGACCACTGATCCGCAGGAAATTTACTATAATCTCCTTTATCATCGGTTCCGGCTACTGCGTTCGACATTAAAGTGCGTTCCTACGGCTGATGCGATTGTGTCGCTAGACGATCAACATCCAATTTCTCTGCCTGATGATCACAAGCATGCGAGGCTGGTATGGCGAGGGCTGTTGCAAACTGTCGATCCACAAATGGTTCAGATTGCTTGTATGGACCCGGAAGATGTCCTGCGCGTATTGGCTGTTGTGACACGGTCGATATCTGATGCAGTAAAGAGCAAAGAGACCGTGCGGGTGAAGAGGCTAGCTGCATGGGCGTGGGGGCTTCTGGGCCGGTGCAGAGAAGTTGGCGAGATGGGAAGTGAGGAAGTGGCAGATATAAGGGAGCTTGGGAAACGGGCAGTGAAGATATTGCTAAAAGTCAGGGAGATTGAGGAGCAAGGCTATGCTGCGAAACATCAGCAAAACGTGCAAGTCGATGTGGCTAACGTTGTCCAAAGTGTTGCTGATGCTGAAGAGGAATGCACCGAGGGTGGGAATGAAAGACTTGGCATAAACGAAATTGCTCTTAATTCTGTGTCTGAGGAAGATCAACTGGAGGCAGCAAAAGCACGACTACGGGCTCGGCTTGCTTCTATAGTTTCAGATGACAATGTTGTCGCGAATCAGGAAGCTGGCCCTTTGAACATGGCCCAAAATGAGGCGGCTGAAAGCGAAGATGATGCTGAAGCTGCCGAGCTACGGAAACAAACGCGTGCTATGCTTGACATGATTATCAGCATCGTTGGGGAATTTTATGGCCAGCGCGATCTGCTCGAGTCTCGAGACCTCTGggaagaaggggaaaagggATGGATGTCTTGATTGTTTACAGCTATCCGACGGATCTAAAATGGCAGATGGAAGGAGAATTCTACATTGAATGCTCGGTACACTTTGATGTGAACGGATACAGGGAGCTTCAGATGCGGTTTCAAATTATATATGAAATTGAACATTCGTCTTATAATTCCACCGGACTTTGTGTATTACTCTATatttggaaaagtagcaAAAAGGCCTGCGACACACAATTTAAGGTTGTCGAGCAGTCCTCGTGCTGTCGTCCCGGCACCACACGCCCGAAATCCATGCCAATGACGCACGGTTGGGCATCCCCATCTCTTCCACTTTCCGCCCATTCCGAGCATCGAAGTGAGCGCAGCAAGCACCCATGGTTAACTAGTGAAAATGATATTTTAAATCCTTTGACAATACTTTAACCGCTTAGGATACTTTACCAGGCTATGATAACGCTTGTCATGGCACCCTTTGTGGAGATATCCATCCCGACAACGGCCGTCTCCAATACTCCGAAAACCTACACGATTTACAATGTCGCAATCCGCTTACCGCTCCGATCATTTACTATTCAGAAGCGCTATTCCGATTTTACTTCACTTCACAGTTTGCTGATAGAACAGACTTCCCTCCCTCCGCccgctcctcttcctccaaAGTCCTGGCTCTCCAAAACGACCACGAACGCTACATTACTCGAAGAAAGGCGAAAAGGTCTAGAAGCATATCTTCAAAGCATAAACAAATCCGAAGACTCTCGATGGCGTGACTCCAGTGCATGGCGAATGTTCCTCAACCTCCCTAGCGCAGCCCTGAGTAATGCCCCTTCTCGTGCATCAAGCTTACATGCTGCCATTACCGGTCCCGGTACAGCCCCAATAACTGATCCTACAACCTGGCTCGATTGCCATCGAGATGTCAAATCCCACCTACATGATGCAAGACTGCATCTGACGAGAAGGGACCAGGAATCTACGCCCCAAAAACAACATGAGTGCTCCGCGCAAGCGAAGAGCAGCTTGGTTAAAACTGGCACGATGCTCGGAGCACTCGAAAACGGGTTGAAGAATCTCGGTGATAAATCTGGATGGGGTGAGGCAAAGCTTGGCGAGGGAGAGCTACGGCGCAGAAAGGACCTGCTGGCAAGCGcccaaaaggaaaaagaaggcTTGGAGAACTTACTAAATGCCATGGCTACCAAGAGTAAATTGGACTCTGCGGTGGCTTCAATACAGGATAAACAGGCGCTTATTGGGAGTAGCCGGAATAAACCGAAGGTTGGAAGAATCCTAGGCAAGGAGACAGAGGAAACTAGGCAGTTGGATAATGATGGCGTGCTACAGCTGCAGAAACAGATTATGGAGAATCAGGATGCTGGCATTGATGAGCTACGAAAGATTGTGGCAAGACAAAAGGAGCTTGGTATCGCGATTAATAACGAGCTCGAGGTTCAGAATGCCATGTTGAATATCGTTGATGAGGATGCTGAAAGGTTTGCTCTCTCCCACTCATGCTTGACGATACTGCTGCTGACAATTTACTCTAGAGTTGGGAGAAAGATCCAGGTTGGAAGGAGACGAGCAGACAAGATCTCGTAGTTCCTAAACTCTGTCTTACATCCAGCATTATATGCTTTCGATTTCTTACCATCCTGGTGATTTCTTTAACAGTGTTAACACGGCACACTTTTTTGGTTGTTTCTGCGCGACAAGATTGCCTAAGTGCAATGAGTTTCAACATGTTATAACTAACTATACCCAAGTTATGATTCCACCTGTACGCCTATTGATGAGTCCTGCTTGAAACCTGAGAGGAAAATAATCATCAGGGAACCGGTTGCAATGATCGCCTATACTGTAGTAGGCCGAGAGGACAAAAACTGCCATATAAATTAGTCCTAAGTTGCATGAGGGAAATACACAAAGGCTTTGTTTTCTTACCTCTCGAGCTTGTTCCTCTGTTATGTCTGATATATCCAAAGCCTTTTGATCAATTAAGCCCAATCTACTTTTTCGGATAAGCCACCACATTTCTCTTCTATCTCCCCCCAGCTTATCATCCAGTAACTTTTCCTTCAAACCCCGAATGAAGTCATTATACAAACCTGGCTCTTCATACGCGATCAATTCCTCTCTCATGGTCCCTATACCTTCAATAGCTCGGTCATAATTGATATCACCGAGACTCTGTCTGATTTGATCTTCAATGATGGCGGACATTTGTTTGACTGCATCACTGATCGCGCTGATATCTTCTGTGTTTGCCAGAGTTTGCTTGAATTCAGGTATAGGATTTTCTGGTGATATTTTGAGACGCTTTTCGCCACGAAGTAGATCGTCAACATTCAGCCCCGAGAGTGGCTTGTCAGCTTCTCGACGTCGTTTACGGCCTTTCGCTTTAGGTGGAACTATCACAACTGTGAGCATATTGGTAGTTTGTGTAGCAAATAGGCTTACCCTTTTTCACGGCAGAAATGGAAATAAGATCTCTTAAAGAATCATGGCTCTTTTTGACCAACTCCTCTGGCCAATGTGATAGCTTTTCCAAGACCTTGGGGACTGGAGGAAGAGGTTTAGTCGGGTGCACGGCACGCCAACGAATTGCTTGATCAATTCTATGAACAAGAGGCGAGTAACAGTCTTCTAGCGCCAAGGATTGAAATGGGTCCCTGTCCCCCACATTAGCAACTGGCTTTAATCAAAGCTCCTCGTCGACCTTACCCGTTTTCATCAAACTCAGAGAGATCCATATTCTCAACATATTTACCCATTGTTTCCAGAAGATCGTCACTCGGAAGGTTTCGGTGCTCCTTCACCACTTTCCCCGATACCGTGACTATCTTGTCGAGGGGAGGAAAGCGATAAGATCTAGTATCTTCAGCAAATGGGAGTTGCACTTCTAGAAGGCATTCAAAGTCTGGTTCAATTAATGGCGCAAGGAGTACCATCAGAGGTGGTTTTCCATCCTTGGTAACCAATCTCCCAATAGCATAGTATTCTAGTTCAAAAAGCGCATGAATCATGGAAGATAGAGCTAGAATGGCCTTGTCGTTTATTTTTTGTGCTATTATGACGTTAGAAGTTGACATGTTCATGTAGCGCTCATACTAACAAACGAATTAGCGAGCGCATCAATCTAAGGATGGAAGATGGGGCTATACGTTTTCGCTTTGTATGAATCCAATGAACTCGAGTGCGGCAGTGGTGTCGAGCTTGGTGATAACTTCATCCGATTCACTAATATGCACTGCAGTGCGACCGTACTCGTAACCTTTTGCAAGGTCGTCCCGTTCgacttctttttttcctcctggTGCGTTTTCATCAATAACCTGGTACGAACGAGCGTTTCGCACGCCCGATAGATTATTACTCGCACTAGCGGTTTCAACAGTTGAGTCTCCGTTCTGTAAGGTCACAGATGATTCCGCTGTACTCTGTCCTTTGGGAGGTGCAATGGATAAGGCAAACGCGCTTGCGGCTGGTGGACGTGCGACGTACGTTCGGTAATACCTCTCCACTTGGATGGTCAAACCCGTTGAATATTGCGAAGGATCTCCTAGCCGTAAATCACCTCTGAAAGACGGAATCCCTCTCACGACCTTGATCCGCGGAGTAGTCATTTCCTCGACGGCCTGGGCAAGGGTTCCGTATGCTCCATCAGCGTCATCGGCTAATATTTTTAGGACGGATTCATTTTTAGTCTACAGGATGTTAGTATCAAAATTTCCCTAGGGATGATAACAGGTGTTCACTTTGAACGGGTCTTTATCCTCCTCTTTAAACCCGTAATCTGGATCATCAAAGTCCACGCCCCTGATTTCGTTAGCACACCCAGCATCAGTAGCTCATACCCAAAACATACAGGATCACAAGTTCTATGCCTTCTTCCTTAATCTTGCTGACAATGCTGTCAATACCATCTGAGTCCGTCGTGCTTCTTCCATCTGTGACAAGCACAATTTTGCGCTTGTATTTTAGTCTTTTGCAGTATCGCACAATCATGTCTATGGCCAGAATGATAGACGATATTGCTTCATAAGTATTAGCTCGATATTACAAGAAATGAGTGCCCTCAATTTCTAACTCCTACCATCTCCTTGATTTGTATTACTTGGCTTGACCAAGTCGCGTAATTTGCGAATATCAGGCATCAACATCCTGAGAAGGCATTAATAAAAATGCAGAGATAAACAGCATTGAGCAACGTACTGTCCAATCTCTTGAAAAACTGACAAATGAGCGTAGCTCTCTTCCTCATGCTTCTCCCACAGTGGATTTGAAGAGCCTGTGGAGACATTAAACCTGGTGCCCGATATTGAAAAGGCAGCATCCTCACCATCTGTCCTCAAGCCAACAACCCCAACAGTGGCCGTCTTTCGGCCTGTAGAAACCTGAAACAAATTGTTAATAAGAGGTAAACACAATACCCTTGAGCACTTGCCTACCGTTGTCGTGATCCTATCCCAGACATAAAGCATCATCCAATCTAGATCTGAGATGGTTCTTCCACCGCGGCACTTCCCCATAGAGTGCCCGACATCCACAATATACACGGTAGCCTCCTTTTCAGCCATTGTACTTGATGAATGGGTTTCAACAGACAAAATTGAGAATCAGGAAGAGAAATCGTTCGCAGCCTTCTCTTCTGACTGCCATCGACCGGTCCTCCAGGCAGACGCGTCTCGCCGTGGACGTTTCTGCTGAGACACGAAAGCACATGACATCATTTGCTGACTCATCAGGCTGCTTGTCCCAACGTCACTCGATCAGCTCCAAGCAATGGGACCGACGAGTCCTTTGTAAAGCAGCGCTGCAATTAGCCCGCTGAAATTTCAGTTACGTATTCTCCATTTTCTGAGCCTGTTGCTTTTTGTTCACGATGGCCGAAAGACCCGGAATCCTTGCCCCGTTCCATATTATCAGGTAATATCATTATCCTCTTGAGGAATGCGAAGCGATGCTGATGTGTCTCCAGCTATGGAACATTGCTGGGAACTCAGACTTTTCAGGTACGCACAATTGAAACGCACTCTACTGGTTTTATCGGCTAAGTCTTCTACGGACAGACTTTCGTAGGCGGCATTATCGCCTTTAAAACCCTCCCCCGTCCCCAGTTTGCTGCGTTGCAATCATCGATCTTCCCAGTATATTTCGGCCTGCAGACCCTTTTGCCCTTGGTAGTTGCTGCCACATATCCGGGTGAACAATCATTTGGTGGGTTTGGTCCTTCAAGTATTTCCGGTGTTTTAGCCGAAAGCAACCGTCTCTCAACGTTGCTGCCAATTGCCGTGACCTTTGTTAGCGGTCTCGCAAACATGTTGGCATTGGAACCTGCAGCATCGAAGATTAAAACTGAGAGGCAGCGACAAGGTTAGTCCGCAGTTGGGGAACCCCAGGTTATTCTGAGATTCCACTGACACATTCTAAAAGAATCTATTGATGGAAAGAAGTACTACGACCCAGGCCCGCATTCAAAGGAGATGATGAGGCTAAACAAGTCATTTGGCCGTATCCATGGCATTTCTACTCTGGTCAACCTTGCTGGATTGGCGGCCACTTTATATTATGGCAAGACCTTGGCCGGACGTTTGGTTTGATCGACCATCTATGTTGCTGCAAGGTGCCGGTTCTGGTTAAACACTTTTAGGTCCAATTTTCGTGATAATTACAACATCTACATTGGCCACTGCCGGGGGACAAAGTCAATATGACTGGCTATGATcttgaaaattgatgatctCTGCTTCCACAGACTGTCTTCGTGGCCTCTTGTTGACTTTTCCGGCTTTTTTCGGGGCGTTTCTAATCCTAATGTATAACAGCCCTGTTATGCATTTCCTTTACATAAGTATTCGCTTCTGAATGCATTCTCAATTTTTGATCCATCCATTTTGGCAAAACGGTAGTCGTCAGCATTTTGATAATCCTATCACTGGACGCAATGGAGCAGATTTTTCGAGATATATCCCCCCCGGGTGTGTGACTGGTTTTGAGTCAATGCAGCATCAGCATTAAAGTGTTGGATTCTCAAGCCAGTAATGTCTTCCATAGCAGCTGAATGTGTACTACTGACTCCTGTGATATGTATTATATTGAATTTTTCCTTCCAGCAGAACTTCTGTGGAAGGTTCCATCACTCTAAATTAAAACAAATTGCAAGTGATGTGACAACTTCCTCCAAAGTGATTACTTCGTCACTCTGTATGGAACTTTCCGATATCATTTCTAAGTTCTGTTCTTTTGTGAGGTATAAAAGCTTTTACTATGCTtcactttctttcttttctttcctttacTCTCGACAAGCTCTCTTCATTTTCTCTTCAATCTACCATCTTTCCAGTATTGGTCTATCTATCCTCGACTATAATCCTTCACTATCTGTCAACCAACAAGATATCTGCATATTCTTTCATTCTTCTGCCTATTCTAGGAAACTTCACTAATCTTGGATACTCCGCTCTTCTTAAAGCTCACTTTAAATCCATTTACCTTTCCTCCTTTTGGAGTCCAGTCCTTGACACCTTTGGGCGCGTCGCTTTCCAAGTTCTGAGAAACCATTTCTTGCAAAGCCCAGAGATCAACCCCGTGGGGCTCAATTTACTTGGATATAAGCGCGAGTTACGTGCATCAGGAATGTCAGTATCTCTCTTTTCGCTCTCGAAGACTCTACGTCCTTCAAATCTGTGTCAATTTCATTCATTTCGAAAAGTGCAAAAGGACCGGAACCAGCACGCCTCTCTCtcctatatatatatatgtatatatattgGATCTTATACTTATTAATTTGCTATTCTAGATCACATTCGACCACCTTGGCAAGGGCTCCTATCGAGTCCCATCCAACATGGAGTTAATCGGACTGTTCTTGTTTTCCGTATCCGTGGCTTTCCTGGGAGTGTTTCATACAGTCCCATTGACAAACATCCGTCCTGACGCCGATTTTGCTCTACGCCTGCAGAGTGGGTTTCGAATGGGATACGTGCTTGACAGGATTGGGGAAGTTGTTGACGCAGTAGTTCCTCGTCACAGACTGATGGAACCCATCGCCACCCCAACCCCTGAGTACATTTACACAAGCATTAGCACGCATGCTGCCTACCCAACGTGCTCGGTCCGGCCGGTGACACTCGCGAGCAGTCAGCCAGCTTCTACTCTAGCGACCTCAGTAATAGCGTCATTTAGCTCCTCGGGCCCGAACGAGAAGCTTTCCGCTACAGCGGTTTCACATCCACTGCCTTTAGCTCGAGCTATCAATTCGGCAGCCGAAACGATCGAAGCCACCGTCCTCGACTGGGTGCGTGATGTCTGGTCTTTCGTCACCCGTGCTGTGAAATGGATCACTTTGTCGTCTCTAGACGTTCAGTGGCATTTTAAGGTCACTGTTTTTGTCTTTCTGGGTTGTACCCTG
This window harbors:
- a CDS encoding uncharacterized protein (EggNog:ENOG410PH4E~COG:S~BUSCO:9566at33183) → MSVKRKTPTSMPADSPSTKRSRVSASEQQDDGAESSSSKSPNTAHKYPRSDPVFGQKHAFPGLDDDDSDELLYGPPEDGLQYLRMVRSEAKNLPAIFISQERLVNGNGNNLVEQETGARSGTDKAGPGGYYSDGVYVALSTATEAVVPLEPENDEGTTDPQEIYYNLLYHRFRLLRSTLKCVPTADAIVSLDDQHPISLPDDHKHARLVWRGLLQTVDPQMVQIACMDPEDVLRVLAVVTRSISDAVKSKETVRVKRLAAWAWGLLGRCREVGEMGSEEVADIRELGKRAVKILLKVREIEEQGYAAKHQQNVQVDVANVVQSVADAEEECTEGGNERLGINEIALNSVSEEDQLEAAKARLRARLASIVSDDNVVANQEAGPLNMAQNEAAESEDDAEAAELRKQTRAMLDMIISIVGEFYGQRDLLESRDLWEEGEKGWMS
- a CDS encoding uncharacterized protein (EggNog:ENOG410PFW0~COG:U) — protein: MITLVMAPFVEISIPTTAVSNTPKTYTIYNVAIRLPLRSFTIQKRYSDFTSLHSLLIEQTSLPPPAPLPPKSWLSKTTTNATLLEERRKGLEAYLQSINKSEDSRWRDSSAWRMFLNLPSAALSNAPSRASSLHAAITGPGTAPITDPTTWLDCHRDVKSHLHDARLHLTRRDQESTPQKQHECSAQAKSSLVKTGTMLGALENGLKNLGDKSGWGEAKLGEGELRRRKDLLASAQKEKEGLENLLNAMATKSKLDSAVASIQDKQALIGSSRNKPKVGRILGKETEETRQLDNDGVLQLQKQIMENQDAGIDELRKIVARQKELGIAINNELEVQNAMLNIVDEDAERVGRKIQVGRRRADKIS
- the KU80 gene encoding ATP-dependent DNA helicase II subunit 2 (BUSCO:167374at4751~EggNog:ENOG410PK4Q~COG:L~BUSCO:2790at33183), with protein sequence MAEKEATVYIVDVGHSMGKCRGGRTISDLDWMMLYVWDRITTTVSTGRKTATVGVVGLRTDGSSNPLWEKHEEESYAHLSVFQEIGQMLMPDIRKLRDLVKPSNTNQGDAISSIILAIDMIVRYCKRLKYKRKIVLVTDGRSTTDSDGIDSIVSKIKEEGIELVILGVDFDDPDYGFKEEDKDPFKTKNESVLKILADDADGAYGTLAQAVEEMTTPRIKVVRGIPSFRGDLRLGDPSQYSTGLTIQVERYYRTYVARPPAASAFALSIAPPKGQSTAESSVTLQNGDSTVETASASNNLSGVRNARSYQVIDENAPGGKKEVERDDLAKGYEYGRTAVHISESDEVITKLDTTAALEFIGFIQSENYERYMNMSTSNVIIAQKINDKAILALSSMIHALFELEYYAIGRLVTKDGKPPLMVLLAPLIEPDFECLLEVQLPFAEDTRSYRFPPLDKIVTVSGKVVKEHRNLPSDDLLETMGKYVENMDLSEFDENGDPFQSLALEDCYSPLVHRIDQAIRWRAVHPTKPLPPVPKVLEKLSHWPEELVKKSHDSLRDLISISAVKKVPPKAKGRKRRREADKPLSGLNVDDLLRGEKRLKISPENPIPEFKQTLANTEDISAISDAVKQMSAIIEDQIRQSLGDINYDRAIEGIGTMREELIAYEEPGLYNDFIRGLKEKLLDDKLGGDRREMWWLIRKSRLGLIDQKALDISDITEEQAREFLSSRPTTV
- a CDS encoding uncharacterized protein (EggNog:ENOG410PNZU~COG:S~TransMembrane:4 (o13-38i50-69o96-117i155-174o)~BUSCO:14838at33183); its protein translation is MAERPGILAPFHIISYGTLLGTQTFQTFVGGIIAFKTLPRPQFAALQSSIFPVYFGLQTLLPLVVAATYPGEQSFGGFGPSSISGVLAESNRLSTLLPIAVTFVSGLANMLALEPAASKIKTERQRQESIDGKKYYDPGPHSKEMMRLNKSFGRIHGISTLVNLAGLAATLYYGKTLAGRLV